The sequence GTCACCGAACGCCGCTACCGCCAGTGGCAGCGGGCCTACGACACCGTCGGCGCGGTCGCCCTCGACCGCGACGGCCATATCGCCATGCCTTTCAATACCGAGGGCATGTACCGTGGCTACATCCGCGCGGGAGAAAATCCCCAGGTGTTTCTCTTCGGCCATTAAAAAAGGCAGGCATCCGAAGATGCCTGCCTTTGCGGCAATGGCTGCCCGTGCGCAAATCACTCCAGATTGGCGTGACGCTCACGCATTTTCTCTTCCGGGATGCCCTTCTCGTGGATGATGTGA comes from Methylomarinovum caldicuralii and encodes:
- a CDS encoding isoaspartyl peptidase/L-asparaginase produces the protein MERPFSISSSPSSRIPAEHFAADQGLAIEPPAYFVTERRYRQWQRAYDTVGAVALDRDGHIAMPFNTEGMYRGYIRAGENPQVFLFGH